A part of Miscanthus floridulus cultivar M001 chromosome 6, ASM1932011v1, whole genome shotgun sequence genomic DNA contains:
- the LOC136457739 gene encoding carboxylesterase 15-like, whose amino-acid sequence MSGITTAPQVVEDLLGVVQLLSDGSVVRADESVLTPPGATFPDVPAVQWRDVVYDPARGLRVRLYRSPVAAPKGGRRLPVLVYFHGGGYCIGAYDQPWFHAFCQHVAAEVPAVVLSVQYRLAPEHRLPAAIEDAATFFSWLRAQAAPAPGAAADPWLAESADFSRTFVSGVSAGANLAHHVVVRIASGQIVPGQVRVAGYVLFAAFFGSDERVASESHPPAGVSLTVESLDIAWRMALPLGATRDHPLANPFGPESPSLEPLPLPAALVVAPGRDVLYDHMLRYAARLKEMGKAVELAEFAGERHGFSVGQWSEATEELMRILKQFINHGAAAAVLK is encoded by the coding sequence ATGTCCGGTATCACCACCGCACCGCAGGTCGTGGAGGACTTGCTGGGCGTCGTCCAGCTCCTCAGCGACGGTTCCGTCGTCCGCGCAGACGAATCCGTCCTGACTCCACCGGGAGCGACATTCCCCGACGTCCCTGCCGTTCAGTGGAGGGACGTCGTGTACGACCCGGCGCGCGGCCTCAGGGTCCGCCTGTACAGGTCGCCGGTGGCCGCGCCCAAAGGCGGCAGGCGGCTCCCGGTGCTCGTGTACTTCCACGGAGGCGGCTATTGCATCGGTGCTTACGACCAACCCTGGTTCCACGCCTTCTGCCAGCACGTCGCCGCCGAGGTCCCCGCCGTCGTGCTCTCCGTCCAGTACCGCCTCGCTCCCGAGCACCGCCTCCCCGCTGCCATCGAGGACGCCGCGACGTTCTTCTCCTGGCTGCGCGCGCAGGCCGCACCGGCACCAGGCGCGGCCGCCGACCCGTGGCTTGCCGAATCGGCCGACTTCTCCAGGACGTTCGTGTCCGGCGTGTCGGCCGGCGCCAACCTGGCTCACCACGTCGTGGTCCGAATCGCCTCCGGGCAGATCGTGCCTGGCCAGGTGCGCGTCGCCGGATACGTCCTCTTCGCCGCGTTCTTCGGCAGCGACGAGCGCGTGGCGTCGGAGTCCCATCCTCCGGCCGGCGTGTCCTTGACGGTGGAGTCGCTCGACATAGCCTGGCGCATGGCGCTGCCGTTGGGAGCCACCAGGGACCACCCGCTGGCGAACCCGTTCGGCCCCGAGAGCCCAAGCCTGGAGCCGTTGCCGCTGCCGGCGGCGCTCGTCGTGGCGCCCGGGCGCGACGTGCTGTATGACCATATGCTTCGCTACGCCGCCAGGCTCAAGGAGATGGGGAAGGCCGTGGAGCTCGCCGAATTCGCTGGGGAGCGACATGGCTTCTCTGTCGGACAGTGGAGCGAGGCGACAGAGGAGTTGATGCGAATCCTGAAGCAGTTCATAAaccacggcgccgccgccgccgtgctcaaGTGA
- the LOC136461743 gene encoding carboxylesterase 15-like, whose protein sequence is MSSDAAPHVVEDFFGVVRLLSDGSVVRGDESVLMPAGPFPDAPGVQWKDVAYDAARGLKVRVYRSSSARGKLPVLVYFHGGGYCIGGYDKPMFHSCCQRFAAELPAVVLSVQYRLAPEHRLPAAIDDGVTFFSWLRRQAAAGAQGTEPWLQESADFAQTFVSGVSAGANLAHHVVVQIASGKLAVHPARIAGYVLLSAFFGSAERTATETESADNVSLTALFDQIWRLVLPACATRDHPLANPFARDSPGLEPLPLPPALVVVPGLDTLRDHMRRYAARLEEMGKAVELAEFAGERHGFSVRGWSQANEELVRILKRFVNQGATRN, encoded by the coding sequence ATGTCCAGCGACGCCGCGCCGCACGTCGTCGAGGACTTCTTCGGCGTCGTCCGGCTCCTCAGCGACGGCTCGGTTGTCCGTGGCGACGAATCCGTCCTCATGCCGGCAGGGCCGTTCCCTGACGCCCCCGGCGTTCAGTGGAAGGACGTCGCCTACGACGCGGCGCGCGGCCTCAAGGTCCGCGTGTACAGGTCGTCGTCGGCTCGCGGGAAGCTCCCCGTGCTCGTCTACTTCCACGGCGGCGGGTACTGCATCGGCGGCTACGACAAGCCCATGTTCCACTCCTGCTGCCAGCGCTTCGCCGCCGAGCTCCCCGCCGTGGTGCTCTCCGTCCAGTACCGCCTCGCGCCCGAGCACCGTCTGCCCGCGGCCATCGACGACGGCGTGACGTTCTTCTCCTGGCTGCGAAGGCAGGCCGCGGCGGGCGCCCAAGGCACCGAGCCGTGGCTCCAAGAGTCGGCCGACTTCGCGCAAACGTTCGTGTCCGGCGTGTCGGCCGGTGCGAACCTCGCCCACCACGTCGTGGTTCAGATCGCCTCGGGGAAGCTCGCGGTCCACCCAGCGCGCATCGCCGGCTACGTGCTCTTGTCCGCGTTCTTTGGCAGCGCCGAGCGCACGGCGACGGAGACCGAGTCAGCGGACAACGTGTCCCTGACGGCCCTGTTCGATCAGATCTGGCGGTTGGTGCTGCCGGCGTGCGCCACCAGAGATCACCCGCTGGCCAACCCGTTCGCCCGGGACAGCCCCGGCCTggagccgctgccgctgccaccggCGCTCGTCGTGGTGCCAGGGCTTGACACGCTCCGGGACCACATGCGGCGCTACGCGGCGAGGTTGGAGGAGATGGGAAAGGCTGTGGAGTTGGCCGAGTTTGCGGGGGAGCGCCATGGCTTCTCCGTAAGAGGGTGGAGCCAGGCGAACGAGGAGTTGGTCCGGATCTTGAAGCGGTTCGTCAACCAAGGTGCCACGCGGAACTGA